Proteins encoded together in one Mycolicibacter minnesotensis window:
- a CDS encoding DUF6285 domain-containing protein, which yields MSAGERRPTAAELVAAVTEFLDTALVNRAGDAATDGQVRFHARVAANALRIVERELNDTTSTVVLDALTGLGFTDEAQLAAAIRAGDFDDRPEALTACLYTLVRHRLDIDHPGYAQ from the coding sequence GTGAGCGCCGGAGAGCGCCGGCCCACCGCTGCCGAACTCGTCGCGGCGGTGACCGAGTTTCTGGACACGGCGCTGGTGAACCGTGCCGGCGACGCTGCCACCGACGGCCAGGTCCGCTTCCACGCCCGGGTGGCCGCCAACGCGCTGCGTATCGTCGAGCGAGAGCTCAACGACACCACCAGCACCGTGGTCCTGGACGCGCTGACCGGTCTGGGCTTCACCGACGAAGCGCAGCTGGCTGCTGCGATCCGAGCCGGTGACTTCGATGACCGACCCGAAGCGCTCACCGCCTGCCTGTACACGCTGGTGAGGCATCGACTCGACATCGACCATCCGGGATATGCCCAATAG
- a CDS encoding Rv3143 family two-component system response regulator, with the protein MSDSTAALRILVYSDDAATRAQVIAALGKRLHPDLPELSYVEVATEPVVIRQMDAGGIDLAILDGEATPAGGMGICKQLKDEITPCPPILVLTGRADDAWLAKWSHADAAVSHPLDPMALSHAVLGLLRTPTPR; encoded by the coding sequence GTGTCCGACTCCACCGCTGCGCTGCGAATCCTTGTCTACAGTGACGACGCCGCGACCCGCGCCCAGGTGATCGCCGCGCTGGGCAAGCGGCTGCACCCGGACCTACCGGAACTGAGCTATGTCGAGGTCGCAACCGAACCGGTGGTGATCCGTCAGATGGACGCCGGTGGGATCGACCTGGCCATCCTGGATGGCGAGGCCACTCCGGCGGGCGGGATGGGCATCTGCAAACAGCTCAAGGACGAGATCACCCCCTGCCCTCCGATCCTGGTGCTGACCGGCCGCGCCGACGACGCGTGGCTCGCCAAGTGGTCGCACGCCGACGCCGCGGTCTCCCACCCGTTGGACCCGATGGCATTGAGCCACGCCGTCCTCGGCCTGCTCCGCACACCGACGCCACGTTAG
- a CDS encoding NuoB/complex I 20 kDa subunit family protein, giving the protein MGLEEQLPSGLLLSTVEDLAGYFRTGSLWPATFGLACCAIEMMSTMAPDYDLSRFGMEVFRASPRQADLMIVAGRVSQKMAPVLRQIYDQMVEPKWVLSMGVCASSGGMFNNYAIVQGVDHIVPVDIYLPGCPPRPEMLMYAILKLHEKIRSMPLGVNREQAITATEQAALSAPSTWELKGLLR; this is encoded by the coding sequence ATGGGATTAGAAGAGCAACTCCCCAGCGGTCTCCTGCTGTCCACCGTGGAAGACTTAGCCGGGTACTTCCGCACCGGCTCGCTGTGGCCGGCAACTTTCGGCTTGGCCTGCTGCGCCATCGAGATGATGTCGACGATGGCACCCGACTACGACCTGTCCCGGTTCGGCATGGAGGTATTCCGGGCCTCCCCACGCCAGGCCGACCTGATGATCGTGGCGGGCCGGGTCAGCCAGAAGATGGCACCGGTACTGCGCCAGATCTACGACCAGATGGTGGAACCCAAATGGGTTCTGTCCATGGGCGTCTGCGCGTCGTCGGGGGGCATGTTCAACAACTACGCGATCGTGCAAGGGGTTGACCATATCGTCCCGGTCGACATCTACCTCCCCGGGTGTCCCCCCAGGCCGGAGATGCTGATGTACGCAATCCTGAAGCTGCACGAGAAAATTCGTTCGATGCCCCTGGGCGTCAACCGGGAGCAGGCGATCACCGCGACCGAG
- a CDS encoding phosphotransferase family protein, with protein sequence MTAQQLADRLADVLAPVLGPVAVEDLRALTGGASRVTWAFDAVIGSEARRSLILRTGPLEELYASMELEAHAQRVAGKSGAPVPNVLIADNSPAALGNPYLICDLIEGETVVRRIERQLDDAGRARLLSQCAQALGAIHRADPGTGTLSADDQLSACRAQLDALPDTTAPFEWALRKLAANRPAPAPIQLVHGDFRMGNLMVSGAGDLAAVLDWELVHLGDGVEDLAWFCLRAWRFGAPPERAAGGLGDVDSLLTAYAQATGIQVDPGRFDWWLLLGTLRWGIICRYQAQRHLSGQTRSVELATIGRRVSETEWDLLRLLDGVRP encoded by the coding sequence ATGACCGCCCAGCAGCTGGCAGACCGGCTGGCCGACGTGCTGGCACCGGTCTTGGGCCCCGTGGCGGTCGAGGATCTCCGCGCCTTGACTGGCGGGGCCAGTCGTGTGACCTGGGCGTTCGATGCCGTGATCGGCTCCGAGGCGCGCCGCTCGTTGATTCTGCGGACCGGCCCGCTCGAGGAGCTCTATGCCAGCATGGAGCTCGAGGCCCACGCGCAACGCGTCGCGGGCAAGTCCGGCGCTCCGGTACCGAACGTGCTGATCGCCGATAACTCCCCTGCGGCACTGGGGAATCCGTATCTGATCTGCGATCTGATCGAGGGCGAGACGGTGGTGCGCCGCATCGAGCGCCAGCTCGATGATGCCGGGCGCGCGCGCCTGTTGAGCCAGTGCGCCCAGGCGCTGGGCGCCATCCATCGAGCCGACCCCGGTACCGGCACGCTCAGCGCCGACGACCAGCTGTCCGCATGTCGGGCCCAGCTCGATGCCCTGCCCGACACAACCGCCCCCTTCGAGTGGGCCCTGCGCAAGCTGGCCGCGAACCGGCCAGCGCCCGCACCCATCCAGCTGGTGCACGGCGACTTCCGGATGGGCAACCTCATGGTCTCCGGCGCCGGCGACCTGGCCGCCGTACTGGACTGGGAGCTGGTACACCTCGGCGACGGTGTCGAGGACCTCGCCTGGTTCTGCCTGCGCGCCTGGCGGTTCGGTGCGCCGCCAGAACGCGCCGCCGGCGGACTCGGCGATGTCGATTCACTCTTGACCGCCTATGCGCAGGCCACCGGCATCCAGGTAGACCCCGGCCGCTTCGACTGGTGGTTGCTGTTGGGCACGCTGCGGTGGGGCATCATCTGCCGCTACCAGGCGCAGCGTCACCTCAGCGGCCAAACCCGCTCGGTCGAACTGGCCACCATCGGCCGGCGGGTATCCGAAACCGAGTGGGACCTGCTGAGACTGCTCGACGGGGTCCGGCCGTGA
- a CDS encoding NADH-quinone oxidoreductase subunit A, with protein MNLYLPILVLAALAAGFAVFSVVATTLVGPSRYNRSKLEAYECGIEPTDQPVSGPHAPSGQRFPVKYYLTAMLFIVFDIEIVFLYPWAVAFDGLGVFALIEMVLFAVIVFVAYAYVWRRGGLNWD; from the coding sequence ATGAACCTGTACCTGCCGATCCTGGTCCTCGCCGCGCTCGCCGCCGGTTTCGCCGTATTCTCCGTGGTCGCCACCACGCTGGTGGGTCCGTCCCGCTACAACCGGTCGAAACTGGAGGCCTACGAGTGTGGCATCGAGCCCACTGACCAGCCGGTCAGCGGGCCACACGCCCCGTCCGGACAGCGCTTCCCGGTGAAGTACTACCTGACCGCGATGCTGTTCATCGTCTTCGACATCGAGATCGTTTTTCTCTACCCCTGGGCCGTTGCTTTCGACGGACTCGGGGTGTTCGCGCTCATCGAAATGGTGTTGTTCGCCGTCATCGTGTTCGTCGCCTACGCCTACGTCTGGCGACGCGGCGGTCTGAACTGGGATTGA